The following coding sequences are from one Seonamhaeicola sp. ML3 window:
- a CDS encoding sensor histidine kinase KdpD, giving the protein MSKRIFILLVLLMSLSLIGIIFVQAFFIKDSVENERNRFESNVISTLYEVSNKIDDKEYYAKFESFQKLINSETEVDSNAVSQLFIYQQNKNTKEALIYRSGVLEENYKLSQSLFDIGLDSIAIQRITGTSSLEVYKGKDLIDDTDLRENPIISLTESGRIKEAEANYFRKNFRAWAKTIPIHKRVSNEIISEMLTQKLKEDNIDLDFEYAIYSNGLATKVQSENFEYDKHSKFRVPIFYDDNGQTPYKLLVDFPNDHSFVLSSILGMILLSIVFTGIIIIAYASALYQLIKQRKISEIKTDFINNMTHEFKTPIATINLALDAIRNPTIINDKDKVKRYLSMIKEENKRMHAQVENVLRISKLEKNELNISKDRVRLHDLIETAIAHVELIVENRKGYIKTSLEANKSSILANETHFTNVIVNILDNAIKYSPNAPEIEVSTENVGTNILLKIKDHGSGMSKAAVKRAFEKFYREHTGNIHNVKGHGLGLAYVKRIVDDHQGYVSVESEKGKGSTFSLKLPLIS; this is encoded by the coding sequence ATGAGCAAAAGAATATTTATCCTATTGGTACTTTTAATGAGTCTATCCTTAATAGGTATAATCTTTGTTCAGGCGTTTTTTATAAAGGATTCGGTAGAGAACGAGCGTAATAGATTTGAGTCTAATGTTATTTCAACCTTGTATGAGGTTTCAAACAAAATAGACGATAAGGAATACTATGCTAAGTTCGAGTCTTTTCAAAAATTAATTAATTCGGAAACAGAGGTCGATTCTAATGCAGTATCACAACTGTTTATATATCAGCAGAATAAGAACACCAAGGAAGCGCTTATTTATAGAAGCGGTGTTTTAGAAGAGAATTATAAATTATCTCAGTCGCTCTTTGACATTGGTTTAGATAGCATAGCAATACAGAGAATTACTGGTACTTCCAGTCTTGAAGTGTACAAAGGTAAAGATTTAATAGATGACACTGATTTAAGAGAAAACCCAATTATTAGTCTAACTGAGAGTGGAAGAATAAAAGAGGCCGAAGCAAATTACTTCAGGAAAAATTTTAGAGCATGGGCTAAAACCATTCCCATTCACAAAAGAGTTTCTAATGAAATTATTAGTGAGATGCTAACTCAAAAATTAAAAGAAGATAATATCGATTTAGATTTTGAGTATGCCATATACAGTAACGGGTTAGCAACAAAAGTACAAAGCGAAAATTTCGAATATGATAAACACTCCAAATTCAGAGTGCCTATTTTTTACGATGATAATGGTCAAACGCCTTACAAGTTATTAGTTGATTTTCCTAACGATCATAGTTTTGTACTATCCTCTATATTGGGAATGATTTTGCTTTCTATAGTTTTTACAGGCATAATAATTATTGCTTATGCAAGTGCTCTATATCAATTAATTAAACAAAGAAAAATATCTGAAATAAAGACAGATTTCATCAATAATATGACACATGAGTTTAAAACACCCATAGCTACTATTAACTTAGCTTTGGATGCTATACGCAATCCTACTATTATTAATGATAAGGATAAAGTGAAACGCTACCTTTCCATGATTAAGGAAGAGAATAAGCGTATGCACGCTCAGGTAGAGAATGTTTTAAGAATATCTAAACTAGAAAAGAACGAATTAAACATTAGTAAGGACAGAGTAAGGCTGCACGACTTAATCGAAACTGCTATAGCACATGTAGAGTTGATTGTAGAAAATCGAAAAGGGTATATAAAAACGTCTTTAGAGGCAAATAAATCATCGATTTTGGCAAATGAGACTCATTTTACCAATGTTATTGTAAACATTTTGGATAATGCGATTAAGTATTCACCAAATGCACCAGAAATAGAAGTGTCTACCGAAAATGTAGGGACCAACATTTTGTTAAAAATAAAAGACCACGGTAGTGGAATGAGTAAAGCAGCGGTAAAACGGGCTTTTGAAAAGTTTTATAGAGAGCACACAGGGAACATACATAATGTAAAAGGCCATGGCTTAGGATTGGCTTATGTAAAACGTATCGTAGATGATCATCAAGGGTATGTTTCTGTAGAAAGTGAAAAAGGAAAAGGAAGTACCTTTAGTTTAAAACTTCCCTTAATATCATAA
- the coaE gene encoding dephospho-CoA kinase (Dephospho-CoA kinase (CoaE) performs the final step in coenzyme A biosynthesis.), whose product MMIVGLTGGIGTGKTTVAKEFMKLGVPVYIADDEAKKLMNRSKVIKRKLIQLFGTNAYLDGKLNRPHIANIIFNDKSYLKQMNAIVHPKVARHFEKWLLKQQSPYVIKEVAILFENGIQEQFDYIITVTAPVELRIERLLKRNNTTKEKIKAIMKNQWPEEKKVELSHFVIENIDLQDTINQVGVIHEKLLKNNA is encoded by the coding sequence ATGATGATTGTAGGACTTACAGGAGGTATAGGTACAGGCAAAACTACAGTTGCAAAAGAATTCATGAAATTAGGAGTTCCGGTATATATTGCAGACGATGAAGCTAAAAAGTTAATGAATCGATCCAAAGTCATTAAAAGGAAACTCATTCAGCTTTTTGGAACTAATGCTTATTTAGATGGTAAGCTAAACCGACCTCATATAGCCAATATTATTTTCAATGATAAGTCCTACTTGAAGCAGATGAATGCTATTGTTCACCCTAAGGTAGCTAGGCATTTTGAAAAGTGGTTGCTAAAACAGCAGTCTCCCTATGTAATTAAGGAAGTAGCCATTCTATTTGAAAATGGAATACAAGAACAATTCGATTATATTATCACAGTAACTGCACCAGTGGAGTTAAGAATTGAAAGGCTTCTTAAGCGAAACAACACTACCAAAGAAAAGATAAAGGCTATTATGAAAAACCAATGGCCAGAAGAAAAAAAGGTGGAATTATCACATTTTGTTATTGAAAATATTGATCTTCAGGATACCATAAATCAGGTTGGTGTAATCCATGAAAAACTACTAAAAAACAACGCCTAA
- a CDS encoding YbbR-like domain-containing protein: MIKKLKSKISASIKNKTVNVFLLFLLFSFIILIFSKLSKNYTNTITFEIEKVNIPEEEVILNDSFYLDIDLKTHGFRWFQYYIDKPKIKIDFSKDVTKTGGVYLWNKSIAYLNNTQFDKQVQLLNLTPDTLSFRYDVNQVKKVPIRLNANIKYSAGYNSSTPVVIEPDSIVIIGPHVMVKEINAIDTEEVLIEELRNDLNQNIKLSLPKNKGDLKFSDTEVNLKATVEKFTEGTLKIPVRVINVPEDINIKYFPREVSVSYYVSLKNFKSVKENDFKLICDYSKVIENQAFLIPELVKFPKTVKNERINQQRIEFIINR; the protein is encoded by the coding sequence ATGATTAAAAAATTAAAATCTAAAATATCTGCATCCATAAAGAACAAAACGGTGAACGTTTTTCTCCTGTTCTTATTGTTTTCGTTTATCATCTTGATTTTCTCTAAGCTTTCAAAGAATTACACCAATACCATTACTTTCGAAATTGAAAAGGTTAATATCCCAGAGGAGGAGGTAATATTAAACGATTCTTTCTATCTGGATATAGATTTAAAAACACATGGTTTTAGATGGTTTCAATATTACATTGACAAACCGAAAATTAAAATTGATTTTTCTAAGGATGTTACCAAAACAGGAGGTGTGTATCTTTGGAATAAATCCATAGCCTACTTAAACAATACCCAGTTTGATAAACAAGTACAGCTATTAAATTTAACGCCAGATACCTTGTCTTTCAGGTACGATGTAAACCAAGTTAAAAAGGTTCCGATTAGATTAAATGCCAATATAAAATACAGTGCAGGTTACAATAGTTCTACCCCTGTGGTTATAGAACCGGATTCTATTGTGATTATAGGGCCTCATGTAATGGTCAAGGAAATTAATGCTATAGATACAGAAGAAGTACTCATAGAAGAGCTTAGAAATGATTTAAATCAAAACATAAAGCTAAGCTTACCAAAAAATAAAGGCGATTTAAAGTTTTCTGATACTGAAGTAAATTTAAAAGCAACCGTAGAAAAATTTACAGAGGGTACCTTAAAAATTCCTGTTAGGGTTATTAATGTTCCAGAAGATATAAATATAAAATATTTTCCAAGGGAAGTTAGTGTGTCCTATTACGTAAGCTTAAAGAATTTTAAATCGGTTAAAGAAAACGATTTTAAACTAATTTGCGATTATTCTAAAGTTATAGAGAACCAAGCCTTTTTAATTCCAGAATTAGTGAAGTTTCCAAAAACGGTTAAGAACGAAAGAATCAATCAGCAACGAATTGAATTTATAATTAACAGATGA
- a CDS encoding glycosyltransferase family 2 protein: MKLPFSFIIPVYNRPDETQELLQSFVSLETSIPFEIVIIEDGSSVSSEDVVKAFKHKLDISYYFKDNTGPGDSRNFGMQKAKGNYFIILDSDCILPSNYLTEVEKSLSKDYVDCFGGPDSAHESFTNLQKAINFSMTSFITTGGIRGNKNNIGKFQPRSFNMGISKIAFEASGGFGRIHPGEDPDLSIRLWDLGFKTKLIPEAKVFHKRRISWSKFYRQVNKFGKVRPILNKWHPSTKKLTYWFPSVFLLGFDLSILLLIIGISWLFQLYVLYFVIAFFVALFVTKNVIVAIMALWAISVQFIGYGLGFLESTWAIGVLNKAPEEYFPELFFKNK; this comes from the coding sequence ATGAAATTACCGTTTTCTTTCATTATCCCCGTTTACAATCGCCCAGATGAAACCCAAGAGCTATTACAAAGTTTTGTTTCATTAGAAACCTCAATACCTTTTGAAATTGTAATCATAGAGGATGGGTCTTCTGTTTCCTCCGAGGATGTTGTAAAAGCATTCAAGCACAAGTTAGACATATCCTACTATTTTAAGGATAACACAGGCCCTGGAGATTCCAGGAACTTTGGGATGCAAAAGGCCAAGGGAAACTATTTTATCATTTTAGATTCCGATTGTATTCTGCCATCAAATTATCTTACTGAAGTTGAAAAAAGCCTTTCTAAAGACTATGTAGACTGCTTTGGAGGACCAGATTCAGCACACGAATCGTTTACAAACCTTCAAAAAGCCATTAATTTTTCCATGACCTCCTTTATTACAACAGGAGGGATTAGGGGAAATAAAAATAATATTGGGAAGTTCCAGCCCAGAAGTTTTAATATGGGGATTTCTAAAATAGCTTTTGAAGCTTCAGGTGGTTTCGGGCGTATTCATCCTGGTGAAGACCCCGATTTATCTATTAGACTTTGGGATTTAGGTTTTAAAACCAAGTTGATTCCGGAGGCTAAGGTATTTCACAAACGCAGAATTTCTTGGTCTAAATTTTATAGGCAAGTCAACAAGTTCGGGAAGGTTAGACCCATTTTAAATAAATGGCACCCATCTACTAAAAAGCTAACCTATTGGTTTCCTAGTGTGTTTCTTTTAGGATTTGATTTATCTATTTTACTGCTGATAATTGGAATAAGTTGGTTATTCCAATTATATGTTTTGTATTTTGTGATTGCTTTTTTTGTTGCACTTTTTGTTACAAAAAACGTGATTGTAGCAATAATGGCATTGTGGGCAATTAGTGTTCAATTTATTGGCTATGGTCTAGGATTTTTAGAATCTACCTGGGCCATTGGTGTTCTAAATAAAGCTCCAGAAGAATATTTCCCGGAATTATTTTTCAAGAATAAATGA
- a CDS encoding PhzF family phenazine biosynthesis protein, producing the protein MENKIDTYIVDSFTDKPFRGNPAGVCLIEDDLNDESMLAIAKELGLSETAFIKKLDTKNKYAIRYFSPKMEIPLCGHATLASSKVLFERDSAITDIHFVNIQNIDLLIGREGKLIKMEFPVYGTESAEVPKPLLDALGLKKVKNIEFNRETNILLLEIDSCKALTELKPDFEALYRSHKSINGVLVTSLSNKDNFDFESRYFWPWSGTNEDPVTGGTHTFLAKYWSERLGKKKMNSFQCSDRTGFMEVELINDNKVVIKSTAQIILEGSLKL; encoded by the coding sequence ATGGAAAATAAAATCGATACATATATTGTCGATTCGTTTACAGATAAGCCTTTTAGGGGTAATCCGGCTGGAGTTTGTTTGATAGAAGATGATTTGAACGATGAATCAATGCTTGCTATTGCCAAAGAATTAGGTTTGTCTGAAACCGCATTTATAAAAAAGTTAGACACTAAGAATAAATACGCTATACGTTATTTTTCACCTAAAATGGAAATTCCATTATGTGGGCACGCTACATTAGCGTCTTCAAAAGTCCTTTTTGAAAGAGATTCAGCAATAACAGACATTCATTTTGTTAATATTCAAAATATCGATTTATTAATCGGGAGGGAAGGGAAATTAATTAAAATGGAATTTCCTGTATATGGAACAGAATCGGCAGAAGTCCCTAAACCATTATTAGATGCTTTAGGTCTCAAAAAAGTTAAAAATATTGAATTCAATAGGGAAACAAATATTCTACTCTTAGAAATAGATAGTTGTAAAGCTTTAACCGAATTAAAGCCCGATTTTGAAGCATTGTATCGTTCCCATAAATCAATAAATGGTGTTTTGGTTACTTCTTTATCCAATAAGGATAATTTTGACTTTGAATCGAGATATTTTTGGCCTTGGAGTGGAACTAACGAAGACCCTGTAACAGGAGGAACACACACTTTTTTGGCAAAATATTGGAGTGAGCGCTTAGGAAAGAAAAAAATGAACTCGTTTCAATGTTCTGATAGAACAGGGTTTATGGAGGTTGAACTAATTAATGATAACAAGGTAGTTATTAAAAGTACAGCTCAAATAATATTAGAAGGAAGTTTAAAACTGTAA
- a CDS encoding enoyl-ACP reductase, with amino-acid sequence MSHNLLKGKKGIIFGALDSNSIAWKTAERVHEEGGEFVLTNAPVAMRMGQINELAEKTGSQIIPADATSEEDLKNLIEKSMEILGGKIDFVLHSIGMSINVRKGKHYTDQNYTWTQKGTDVSAMSFHKVMQTLYKADAMNEWGSIVALTYMAAQRVFPDYNDMADNKAYLESIARSFGYFFGRDKKVRVNTISQSPTPTTAGSGVKGFDGFISYAEKMSPLGNATAMDCANYTVTLFSDLTKRVTLQNLYNDGGFSNMGVSDAVMSTFMGEE; translated from the coding sequence ATGTCACATAATTTATTAAAAGGAAAAAAAGGAATTATTTTTGGAGCTTTAGATTCTAATTCAATTGCATGGAAAACAGCAGAGCGTGTTCACGAAGAAGGCGGGGAGTTTGTGCTAACCAACGCACCTGTGGCAATGCGAATGGGACAAATAAACGAATTAGCAGAAAAAACAGGTTCTCAAATTATTCCTGCAGATGCCACTTCCGAAGAAGATTTAAAGAATTTGATAGAGAAATCAATGGAAATCTTAGGCGGAAAAATAGATTTCGTTTTACATTCCATAGGAATGTCTATCAACGTTAGAAAAGGTAAGCATTATACAGACCAAAACTATACTTGGACACAAAAAGGAACAGACGTATCGGCTATGTCTTTTCACAAAGTAATGCAAACGCTTTACAAAGCAGATGCTATGAACGAATGGGGAAGTATCGTTGCTTTAACTTATATGGCGGCACAACGCGTATTTCCAGATTATAACGATATGGCAGACAACAAGGCTTATTTAGAGAGTATTGCGCGTAGTTTCGGTTATTTCTTTGGTAGAGATAAAAAAGTACGTGTTAATACAATTTCTCAATCTCCAACACCTACAACTGCTGGTAGTGGTGTTAAAGGATTTGATGGTTTCATTTCGTATGCTGAGAAAATGTCGCCACTAGGTAACGCTACGGCTATGGATTGTGCTAATTATACCGTTACATTGTTTAGTGACCTTACAAAACGTGTAACGCTACAAAATCTTTATAACGATGGCGGATTCAGCAACATGGGCGTTAGCGATGCTGTTATGAGTACGTTTATGGGTGAAGAATAA
- the recN gene encoding DNA repair protein RecN produces MLTSLSIKNYALIDNLQVDFNNGFSIITGETGAGKSILLGGLSLILGKRADLSSLKDASKKCIIEAVFDVSDYKLEALYKAEDFDYETQTIIRREILPSGKSRAFVNDSPVNLNSLQLLGAHLIDIHSQHQTLQLTDDAFQFKIIDALAKNEDSLNQYHKELKVYRTLKKELNELLSFQTEAIKEHDYNSFLLKELVDANLVEGELERLEVEYDTLNNIEGIQEHLVEAYQLLSDEQIGVLSTLTSLKNTFQKLAGMSSKYEDLFNRVNSSLIEMDDVFSEVNLLQDGLDADPKRLEEVDSKLKTWHDLMQKHVAENISELIEIRAGLEEKVSVTENLDDTISKKEKEIAVQEQKLNALAETIHKSREASIPELKEQLETILGDLGMANAQFNIEVSLQDSFLPNGKDALSFLFSANKGGNFNELKKAASGGELSRIMLAIKSILSNYIQLPTIMFDEIDTGVSGEISNKMGDIMLGMSKTMQVFSITHLPQVAAKGHSHFKVYKEDVDEVTRTNLIKLNHDERIVEIAQMLGGVEMSSSAIAHAKELLN; encoded by the coding sequence ATGCTAACGTCACTTTCAATAAAAAACTACGCTTTAATTGACAACCTTCAGGTTGACTTCAATAATGGGTTTTCTATTATTACAGGTGAAACTGGAGCGGGAAAATCAATTTTATTGGGCGGATTATCTTTAATTCTTGGTAAACGTGCCGATTTAAGTAGTTTAAAAGACGCTTCAAAAAAGTGTATTATTGAAGCGGTTTTCGATGTTTCAGATTATAAATTAGAGGCTTTGTATAAAGCTGAAGATTTTGATTATGAAACCCAAACAATAATTAGGAGAGAGATATTGCCTTCTGGTAAGTCCAGAGCCTTTGTAAACGATTCCCCTGTGAACCTTAATAGCTTACAGCTTTTAGGAGCTCATTTAATTGATATTCATTCGCAACACCAAACGTTACAACTTACAGATGATGCGTTTCAGTTTAAAATTATTGATGCTTTAGCTAAAAATGAAGATTCATTAAACCAATACCATAAAGAATTAAAAGTCTACAGGACACTTAAAAAAGAATTAAATGAACTTTTAAGCTTTCAGACAGAAGCGATAAAAGAACACGATTATAATTCGTTTTTATTAAAAGAGTTAGTCGATGCTAACTTAGTTGAAGGCGAATTAGAACGTTTAGAAGTAGAATACGATACACTCAATAACATTGAAGGTATTCAAGAGCATTTAGTTGAAGCCTATCAATTGTTGAGCGATGAACAAATAGGAGTACTTTCAACACTTACATCTTTAAAAAATACATTTCAAAAATTAGCTGGAATGTCCTCGAAATATGAAGATTTGTTTAATAGGGTGAATAGTAGCCTTATTGAAATGGATGATGTTTTTTCGGAGGTTAATCTATTACAAGATGGTTTAGATGCAGATCCAAAACGGTTAGAAGAGGTGGATTCTAAACTAAAAACGTGGCACGATTTAATGCAAAAGCACGTAGCTGAAAATATTTCAGAGTTAATAGAAATCAGAGCTGGGCTGGAAGAAAAAGTATCTGTTACCGAAAATTTAGATGATACCATTTCAAAAAAAGAAAAAGAAATAGCCGTGCAGGAACAGAAGTTAAATGCTTTAGCCGAAACCATTCATAAAAGTAGGGAAGCTTCAATTCCTGAGTTAAAAGAACAGTTAGAAACTATTTTGGGCGATTTAGGAATGGCCAATGCCCAATTTAATATTGAGGTTAGTTTACAGGATAGCTTTTTGCCAAACGGAAAAGATGCACTATCCTTTTTGTTTTCTGCAAACAAAGGCGGAAATTTCAATGAGTTGAAAAAAGCGGCATCTGGAGGTGAGTTATCAAGAATCATGTTGGCTATTAAATCTATTTTATCAAATTATATCCAGTTACCAACCATTATGTTTGATGAGATAGACACGGGTGTTTCGGGAGAGATTTCTAATAAAATGGGGGATATTATGTTAGGCATGAGTAAGACCATGCAAGTATTTTCCATTACGCATTTACCACAAGTGGCTGCCAAAGGGCACTCGCATTTTAAAGTGTACAAAGAAGATGTTGATGAGGTAACCCGAACTAATTTGATCAAGTTAAATCATGATGAGCGTATTGTTGAAATTGCTCAGATGCTGGGTGGTGTAGAAATGTCGTCTTCAGCAATAGCTCATGCAAAGGAATTGTTAAACTGA
- a CDS encoding DUF4835 family protein has translation MRKIVVVLTFFIGLLGVSQELNCDVVVNAQFTGNENFPIFKTLEKQLTEFVNNTKWTDKTFLPQEKINCSMVINLTNYTGGETFQATLQIQSSRPVYGSSYSTPVYSFNDRDFTFQYLEYQNLIYNPTQFQSNLISVLSFHVYMILALDADTFKPNGGDAYLKQAMAILNYSQQGNFKGWKLEDGLQSRFMLIDNMLSPTFKEYRDVLNTYHIEGLDVMAENPKAGKEKIASALKQFQVLNRRRPNSFLQRTFFDAKADEIAQVFGGGPNVDIASLKEILQKVAPMHSSKWQTIKY, from the coding sequence ATGCGTAAGATAGTTGTAGTTTTAACTTTTTTTATCGGGTTATTAGGGGTTTCACAGGAACTAAATTGCGATGTTGTTGTAAACGCACAGTTCACCGGTAACGAGAACTTTCCAATATTTAAAACTTTGGAAAAGCAGCTTACAGAGTTTGTTAACAATACCAAATGGACGGATAAAACCTTTCTTCCTCAAGAAAAGATTAATTGTAGTATGGTTATAAACCTAACAAACTACACAGGAGGAGAAACTTTTCAGGCCACTTTACAGATACAGTCTTCTCGACCAGTTTATGGGTCATCCTACAGTACGCCAGTGTATAGTTTTAACGATAGGGATTTTACATTTCAATATCTAGAATATCAAAATTTAATATATAACCCCACACAATTTCAATCCAATTTAATTTCGGTATTGTCATTTCACGTATACATGATTTTGGCTTTGGATGCTGATACCTTCAAACCCAATGGAGGCGATGCATATTTAAAGCAGGCTATGGCAATTTTAAATTATTCCCAACAAGGAAATTTTAAAGGCTGGAAATTAGAAGATGGCTTACAAAGTAGGTTCATGCTTATAGATAATATGTTGTCGCCCACTTTTAAAGAGTATAGAGATGTTTTAAATACCTATCATATTGAGGGGTTAGATGTCATGGCAGAAAATCCTAAGGCAGGTAAAGAGAAAATAGCTAGTGCGTTAAAGCAATTTCAAGTTTTAAACAGAAGAAGGCCTAATTCTTTTTTACAACGTACTTTTTTTGATGCTAAGGCCGATGAGATTGCACAGGTTTTTGGCGGTGGACCAAATGTAGATATTGCTAGCCTCAAGGAAATCCTTCAAAAGGTTGCTCCTATGCACAGTTCTAAATGGCAAACTATTAAATACTAA
- the coaBC gene encoding bifunctional phosphopantothenoylcysteine decarboxylase/phosphopantothenate--cysteine ligase CoaBC has product MSIISGKNILLGISAGIAAYKTASLVRLFIKSGANVKVVMTPASKEFITPLTLSTLSKNPVFSSFVNEEDDNAVWNNHVDLGLWADLFVVAPATANTLSKMANGVCDNLFLATYLSAKCPVYFAPAMDLDMYKHPTTKASFEKLKSFGNVMIPATSGELASGLIGEGRMAEPEDIVSFIENDILDKLPLKGKNILITAGPTYEAIDPVRFIGNHSSGKMGFEIARAAANLGAQVFLVTGPTHQKTTHSLIKVLPVTSAEEMYAQAHKHYKDVDVAILSAAVADYRPKEVALDKIKKKDAALTLELEKTKDILASLGDIKTDQYLVGFALETNNEIENAKDKLKRKNLNLIVLNSLNDKGAGFKGDTNKVTFIDSEENITEYQLKSKAEVAVDLLNKIIEQINA; this is encoded by the coding sequence ATGAGTATAATAAGCGGCAAAAATATATTGTTAGGCATTAGTGCTGGCATTGCCGCTTATAAAACTGCTTCATTAGTTAGGTTGTTTATAAAGTCGGGTGCCAATGTAAAAGTTGTCATGACACCGGCTTCAAAAGAATTTATAACACCCTTAACTCTCTCCACTTTATCAAAAAACCCGGTGTTTTCCTCATTTGTAAACGAAGAAGACGATAATGCTGTTTGGAACAATCATGTAGATTTAGGTCTTTGGGCAGATTTGTTTGTGGTTGCTCCAGCCACAGCGAATACATTGTCTAAAATGGCAAATGGGGTCTGTGATAACCTATTTTTGGCCACCTATTTGTCTGCTAAATGCCCAGTGTATTTTGCGCCAGCCATGGATTTGGATATGTACAAGCACCCAACAACCAAAGCTTCTTTTGAAAAGTTAAAAAGCTTCGGTAATGTTATGATACCTGCAACAAGTGGTGAATTGGCCAGTGGTTTAATTGGAGAAGGAAGAATGGCAGAGCCAGAAGATATCGTTTCATTTATCGAAAACGATATCTTAGATAAGTTGCCACTCAAGGGGAAAAATATACTTATAACGGCAGGACCTACTTACGAAGCCATTGATCCCGTTCGTTTCATAGGGAATCATTCCAGCGGGAAAATGGGTTTTGAAATAGCTAGAGCTGCAGCTAACCTTGGAGCTCAGGTGTTTTTGGTTACCGGTCCAACTCATCAAAAAACTACTCACAGTTTGATTAAGGTCTTACCTGTTACCAGTGCAGAGGAGATGTATGCCCAAGCACATAAACACTACAAAGATGTTGATGTGGCTATACTTTCTGCTGCAGTAGCAGACTACAGACCAAAAGAAGTGGCCCTAGATAAAATAAAAAAGAAGGATGCTGCGTTAACCTTAGAATTAGAGAAAACTAAAGATATCTTAGCGTCTTTAGGAGATATAAAAACAGACCAATATTTAGTTGGTTTTGCGCTAGAAACTAATAACGAAATTGAGAACGCAAAAGATAAATTAAAAAGAAAGAATTTAAATTTAATTGTTTTAAATTCGTTAAACGATAAAGGTGCTGGATTTAAAGGGGATACAAATAAGGTAACTTTTATAGATTCCGAAGAAAATATTACCGAGTATCAATTGAAATCTAAAGCTGAGGTAGCGGTAGATTTACTAAACAAAATAATAGAGCAAATTAATGCGTAA
- a CDS encoding DNA-directed RNA polymerase subunit omega produces MDLKKINAPVNTVTYDRNQVDEPTENIYESISIIARRAEQINTEIKKELIDKLEEFATYNDSLEEIFENKEQIEVSKFYEKLPKPHALAIQEWLTDKIYFRNTEQDAQ; encoded by the coding sequence ATGGATTTAAAGAAAATCAATGCTCCTGTTAACACAGTAACTTACGATAGGAATCAGGTAGATGAACCAACAGAAAACATCTACGAATCTATTTCTATTATTGCTAGAAGAGCAGAACAAATTAATACAGAGATTAAGAAAGAACTTATCGATAAGTTAGAAGAATTTGCTACTTACAACGATAGTCTTGAAGAAATCTTTGAAAACAAAGAGCAAATTGAGGTTTCGAAATTTTACGAAAAGTTACCAAAGCCTCATGCTTTAGCCATTCAAGAGTGGTTAACAGACAAGATTTATTTTAGAAATACTGAACAAGACGCTCAGTAA